GCAAGGTCAGCGTGGTGTCGGGCAACTGCGAGGGGTTCATCGGCAACCGCATGCTCAATACCTACGTGCTCGAAGCGCGCAAGATGCTGCTCGAGGGCGCTTATCCCTATCAGGTGGATGCGGCGTTGCAGGGCTTCGGTTTCGCCATGGGGCCGTTTCGCATGTTCGATGTGGTCGGCATCGACCTGCAATGGCGCGCTCGGGAACTGGCCGGTGTCGGGCAGGATGCGCCGCAGGTCCAGGTGGACAACCGCCTGTGCGAACTGGGGCGTTTCGGCCAGAAGAGTGGCAACGGTTATTACCACTACGAAGCCGGCAGTCGCCAGGCTGAGCACGATGTGGAAGTGGATGCGCTGGTGCTGCAAGTCAGCGAGGGATTAGGCTTCCAGCGTCGTGAAATCGGCCCTGAGGAGATTCTGGAGCGCTGCTTGCTGGCGCTGGTCAACGAGGGCGCGAAAATCCTTCAGGAAGGGGTTGCTGCAACGGCGCACGACATCGATCTGGTGTACCTCAACGGCTATGGGTTCCCGGCGGACAAGGGCGGGCCGATGGCCTGGGCGGGTCAGCAAGGGTTGGCGGACATTCATCAGCGGTTGTTGGCGCTGGAGACCCGGCAGGGTGATCACTGGCAGCCGGCGCGGTTGATTGGGGAGTTGGCGGCGGTGGGTAAGGGGTTTGCTGATTTGTAGTGTCTTTAATGACGCAATCGCGAGCAGGCTTGCGATGAGTACGACGCGGTTTCCGCCTTAAACTCGCCATCCAACTCAAGGAATCGAACCTGATGTCCAACCCGATGCCTCAACGCACCGACTACCCGCACTTCCAGCCCATCACCACTCGCTGGCACGACAACGATGCGTACGGTCACGTCAACAACGTCACCTACTACAGCTTTTTCGACACGGCGGTGAACACGTATCTGATCGAAGTCGGCGGCCTGGATATTCATGACGGCGAAGTCGTGGGTTTTGTCGTGAGTTCGGCGTGCGATTACTTTGCCTCCATCGCTTTCCCCGACCGGATCGAGATCGGTTTGCGGGTGGGCAAGCTGGGCAACAGCTCTGTGCAATACGAACTGGCGGTGTTCAAGGCGGGTGAAGACGACGCCTGTGCGGCGGGGCGCTTCGTACATGTGTTCGTGGATCGGACATCGAATCAGCCGGTGGCGATTCCTGGCGGATTGCGCGGTGCGCTGGAGCGGTTGGTGGTTTGACCGGCAAAAAAAAATCGCAGCCCGAAGGCTGCGATTTCTTGATCTACCGGTAAACGAGGCGATTCAAGCCTCAGTCGCGATAGCGATGGTGATGCTTGCGGTGGCCATAGGCGTGACCGCGACCGGGATGACCATCACGGTAGTAGCGACGGTCGTCACCACGGCCGCGATAGGAGCGACGATCATCGTCCTCATCGCTCTTGTTGCCCATGTAGTTACCCAGCGCGCCACCGGCGCCGCCGCCTGCCGCGGAGCCGATCAGGCTGCCGGTGGTGCCGCCCATGCTGCGACCGACCACGTTACCGCCCGCTGCGCCCAACGCACCGCCAATGGCCGCTTCGCCACGGCTGCGTTTGTCTGCGCCGACTGCGCTACCACCCGCGCCGCCCAGGGCTGCGCCGATGGTGGAACCTGTGTTGCCGCCTAACGATTGACCGACGACCGAGCCCAAAACCCCACCCAATGCGCCGCCCACACCTGCTTCGGTGGTGCCTCCGGCAGAAGCT
This DNA window, taken from Pseudomonas fluorescens NCIMB 11764, encodes the following:
- a CDS encoding 3-hydroxyacyl-CoA dehydrogenase, encoding MSQTPFNIQRAAVIGAGTMGRGIVMCLANAGVPVQWVDNNPQMLEQALASVAETCAHNVRQGRIDQAEADARIARISAAADYAAIRDVDLVIEAVYENLELKQKIFRELDGLLKPEAILASNTSALDIDAIAAATRRPQQVLGLHFFSPAHIMKLLEIVRGAQTAPAVLDAALELGKRMGKVSVVSGNCEGFIGNRMLNTYVLEARKMLLEGAYPYQVDAALQGFGFAMGPFRMFDVVGIDLQWRARELAGVGQDAPQVQVDNRLCELGRFGQKSGNGYYHYEAGSRQAEHDVEVDALVLQVSEGLGFQRREIGPEEILERCLLALVNEGAKILQEGVAATAHDIDLVYLNGYGFPADKGGPMAWAGQQGLADIHQRLLALETRQGDHWQPARLIGELAAVGKGFADL
- a CDS encoding acyl-CoA thioesterase gives rise to the protein MSNPMPQRTDYPHFQPITTRWHDNDAYGHVNNVTYYSFFDTAVNTYLIEVGGLDIHDGEVVGFVVSSACDYFASIAFPDRIEIGLRVGKLGNSSVQYELAVFKAGEDDACAAGRFVHVFVDRTSNQPVAIPGGLRGALERLVV
- a CDS encoding glycine zipper domain-containing protein, giving the protein MKFSSILLLSLGLVSGLASAGGTTEAGVGGALGGVLGSVVGQSLGGNTGSTIGAALGGAGGSAVGADKRSRGEAAIGGALGAAGGNVVGRSMGGTTGSLIGSAAGGGAGGALGNYMGNKSDEDDDRRSYRGRGDDRRYYRDGHPGRGHAYGHRKHHHRYRD